TCATGGGCTAAATCCTATGTCGTTATCGTATTTGGGTGTGAGTTTTGATTGGCTTCGTTCTAACTGGCGTTGCCGTTCGGCTTCTCGCTGTGCCTGTTTCTCTGCAAGGGCTTTCTCGGCTTTCCATTGCTCATACTTGCTCATGGCGGATTGCTCAAGCGTTTGCAGGGCATTGGGCGGTTGGGTTGTCTGCTCACTCACAGGGATATTTTTTTGGGCTTTCCACGCTTCATACTGTGACCGCCAATCTTGTTCATTCGTTGGTAATTTTTGTGGGTGTTGGGAAACATCTATTTTAACATCAACGCTAGGCGGTCTAATTTCACTCTGTTGCGATTTTATAGGGGTAGTTGGTGTTACCCTAGATGAAACACCTTCGTGTGGCTCTATGGACGTTTTAGACGCATTTTTGAGCGTTTGCTGAATTATTATCTCACTGGCTAGGATTTTTTGTTGCACAAGATTGGTGTTATAGGCTTTGATATCTCGGTTTTTGTCGCCCACGTCTGTGCGTATGCCTTGGCGTTCCAGTTCGGTGGCTTGCCAACCCATTTTAACCGTTGGTAGAGTGTCTAGCCCCCTGTCTTTGTGGCTACGGTGGTCGATACGCTCATCTATGCCATGCTCGGCTAGATATTCGTTGGTTAAGTCCGCCCACGCCTTACGGATTTCTTTGAGTTCATCTTGATTGGATAATAGCCCTGCCTGTTTTAACTGGGTATTGCTCATCTCAAGCTGAGATTTGTCGGTCAGTTTGATGTTGCCGTGTCGGTCTTGCTCAATTTTTCTTGTTGTTAAAAGCAAATGGGCGTGAAAATTGCGATTATCTCCCTGCTTATCGGGTGCATGAACTACCACATCAACCGCTACTTGATATTTTTCACTTA
The sequence above is a segment of the Moraxella osloensis genome. Coding sequences within it:
- the mobQ gene encoding MobQ family relaxase — translated: MAIYHLSTKPISRSSGRSAVASIAYRAGIAITDERLGKTYDYSKRKGVIWKEIASPNGFKIDRNELWNLAEKSENRSNSRTAREIVINIPHELMQGDQATGKMLAYEFASQLSEKYQVAVDVVVHAPDKQGDNRNFHAHLLLTTRKIEQDRHGNIKLTDKSQLEMSNTQLKQAGLLSNQDELKEIRKAWADLTNEYLAEHGIDERIDHRSHKDRGLDTLPTVKMGWQATELERQGIRTDVGDKNRDIKAYNTNLVQQKILASEIIIQQTLKNASKTSIEPHEGVSSRVTPTTPIKSQQSEIRPPSVDVKIDVSQHPQKLPTNEQDWRSQYEAWKAQKNIPVSEQTTQPPNALQTLEQSAMSKYEQWKAEKALAEKQAQREAERQRQLERSQSKLTPKYDNDIGFSP